One part of the Zymomonas mobilis subsp. pomaceae ATCC 29192 genome encodes these proteins:
- the folK gene encoding 2-amino-4-hydroxy-6-hydroxymethyldihydropteridine diphosphokinase — protein MLYALALGSNRWHGRYGAPKAVIDAAIADLSAQGLTIKAQATIFETQAVGPAGRRFANTAIIVQTTLLPLSLLALCKKTEQLFGRRAGRRWGARVLDIDILLWEKGRWPQKKQPLLRYRPGLTSNKPPALWPTLHIPHLEISRRDFVLKPLTEIAGNWRVFEKNRFFTVKQLYFRYKCLTPKQ, from the coding sequence ATGTTATACGCGCTCGCATTAGGGTCTAATCGGTGGCATGGCCGCTATGGAGCACCAAAAGCGGTTATAGACGCCGCTATTGCCGATTTAAGCGCCCAAGGGCTTACTATCAAAGCACAAGCCACTATCTTTGAAACACAGGCTGTAGGGCCAGCAGGGCGACGTTTCGCCAATACGGCTATTATTGTTCAAACTACGTTGTTGCCCCTATCTTTATTGGCGCTTTGTAAAAAAACGGAACAGCTCTTTGGAAGACGGGCAGGGCGGCGATGGGGCGCCCGTGTTCTTGATATTGATATTCTGCTATGGGAAAAAGGGCGTTGGCCACAAAAAAAACAACCTCTATTACGGTATCGCCCCGGCCTAACGTCGAATAAACCGCCTGCCTTATGGCCAACACTGCATATTCCCCATCTAGAAATTAGCCGCCGTGATTTTGTGCTAAAACCTTTAACCGAGATAGCTGGAAATTGGCGTGTTTTTGAAAAAAATAGGTTTTTTACCGTTAAACAGCTTTATTTTCGTTATAAGTGCTTGACCCCTAAGCAATAA
- a CDS encoding uracil-DNA glycosylase, translating into MSAVYPFSKIFYRFSMTISRPISKTKKLSPHKKRNPLPALKTPIFSNSPLRPDPDCPLCPRLADFRHALQLSHPAWFNAPVPPFGDPDPWLAIIGLAPGMRGANRTGRPFTGDFAGILLYETLIHFGLATGTYEEKIDDSLQLKGVSVLNAVRCLPPANKPTPLEITTCRPFLQATLQNFSHLKIILALGQIAHQTILRHFNIRLAEMPFKHGAEYPLPSGLRLIDSYHCSRYNQNTKRLTPDMFQAIFKKIMTYYC; encoded by the coding sequence ATGTCAGCAGTTTATCCTTTTTCAAAAATATTCTATCGCTTTTCCATGACTATCTCTCGGCCTATATCAAAGACAAAAAAATTAAGTCCTCATAAAAAAAGGAACCCTTTACCCGCTTTAAAAACACCGATTTTTTCAAATTCTCCCTTGCGTCCTGACCCTGATTGTCCGCTATGTCCCCGTTTGGCTGATTTTCGACATGCGCTACAGTTATCTCATCCAGCTTGGTTTAATGCACCGGTTCCGCCTTTTGGTGATCCCGATCCATGGTTGGCCATTATCGGACTGGCTCCGGGGATGCGAGGTGCCAATCGAACAGGTCGCCCTTTTACAGGCGATTTCGCCGGTATCCTTCTTTATGAAACCCTTATTCATTTCGGATTGGCCACCGGCACTTACGAAGAAAAAATTGATGATAGTCTTCAGTTAAAAGGGGTTTCAGTTCTTAATGCAGTCCGATGTTTGCCCCCCGCTAACAAGCCGACACCTCTTGAAATAACAACCTGCCGCCCTTTTTTGCAGGCTACACTTCAGAATTTTTCTCATTTAAAGATAATTTTAGCGCTGGGACAGATCGCCCATCAGACTATTTTGCGGCATTTTAATATTCGTTTGGCAGAAATGCCTTTTAAACATGGTGCTGAATATCCACTACCTTCAGGATTACGTCTGATCGATAGTTATCATTGTTCCCGTTATAATCAGAATACAAAACGCCTGACGCCTGATATGTTTCAGGCTATCTTCAAAAAAATTATGACATATTATTGCTAG
- the mfd gene encoding transcription-repair coupling factor, whose product MFLDLSQILKAAQPLTLAGVENGFQPLLLGDIARAFVRKGKGGRLFYIAPDDQAARAIIETAPYFTPELETLFFPAWDCLPYDRASPSLSVSANRIATLYDLQRCPKTAQLVVTTIEAATQRVLTPFRLRQLSQYLAPNARIDRDQLVTLLRAHGYQQSDTVSHAGDYAIRGGLIDLWPSGLPYALRLDFFGDEIESLRQFDPVDQRSISNIESFTLLPASEALLDPDNIKRFRSGYRDLFGATATTDPLYQAISEGRRLSGMEHWLPLFEEKLVTVFDHLSTDDAIFYDQGCIKAAEQRFEAILDYYGHRKDHQSQDAGSYRPLKPDMLYLNRENWLQNLESWPAHQITAFHHPPAPHVIDLEIAAPRDFAPERSQGGNIYEAVVDYIGALNNQNKRVILASYSKGSRERLAGLLSDHGLKRVIEADTWQEALGAADISRSKISGAALMVLPIDHGFLTTDIALLSEQDILGDRLVRRAKRRKSADAFMAELASLTPGDLVVHSDHGIGCYEGLTSIPVGSAPHDCVALSYQGGDKLYVPVENIDTLSRYGNAHENTVLDKLGGVAWQTRKSKMKERIRAIAGQLMATAAQRVLRSGPVALADPASYPLFVDRFPYQETDDQERAISDVIEDLAKGKPMDRLICGDVGFGKTEVALRAAFIAAMAGFQVVLVCPTTLLARQHYSNFIERFEGFPLKIGRLSRLVPAKEAKICRQELAEGTMDIVIGTHAVLSKTIQFKRLGLVIVDEEQHFGVVHKERLKALKNDVHQLTLTATPIPRTLQMAMSGLRELSVIQTPPIDRLAVRSYVMPWDPVAIREALLREHYRGGQSFIVVPRISDLVDLEKFLTDQVPEVRFVIAHGQMAASEVEERMAAFYDKRFDVLLSTTIVESGLDIPSANTMIVYRADRFGLSQLYQIRGRVGRSKTRAYAYMTTPINHAISETAEKRLHILSTLDSLGAGFQLASHDLDIRGAGNLLGDEQSGHIKEVGFELYQSMLEDAILEAKSGDLTAAKEQDEFSPQITIDAPILIPESYVPDLNLRMALYRRMSDIKNREDIDAFAAELIDRFGSLPQETKNLMAIIEIKTNCRQAHIIRLDGGPRGALISFNNDNFPNVTGLLNYIQKLKGTAKLRPDQKLVIQRNWPDQKSRLNGLVQLSRGLAKVALAG is encoded by the coding sequence ATGTTTTTAGACCTTAGTCAGATTTTAAAAGCGGCGCAGCCCCTGACTCTGGCAGGCGTAGAAAATGGCTTCCAGCCTTTATTGCTAGGCGATATTGCCCGTGCCTTCGTTCGCAAAGGAAAAGGGGGCCGATTATTTTATATAGCCCCTGATGATCAGGCTGCGCGTGCAATTATTGAGACAGCCCCTTATTTCACGCCTGAGTTAGAAACCTTATTTTTTCCGGCATGGGATTGTCTCCCTTATGATCGGGCATCGCCGTCACTCTCCGTTTCAGCAAATCGTATTGCTACACTTTATGACCTTCAGAGGTGCCCTAAAACAGCGCAACTAGTCGTGACGACAATTGAGGCCGCGACACAACGGGTTTTAACGCCGTTCCGGTTGCGTCAGCTGAGCCAGTATTTAGCCCCCAATGCGCGTATTGATCGAGATCAACTGGTCACTTTATTACGGGCCCATGGCTATCAACAAAGCGATACGGTTAGCCATGCCGGTGATTATGCCATTCGGGGCGGCCTGATCGATTTATGGCCATCAGGCTTGCCCTATGCTTTGCGGCTTGATTTTTTCGGTGATGAAATTGAAAGTCTACGCCAATTTGATCCGGTAGACCAACGTAGCATCAGCAATATTGAAAGTTTTACCTTATTACCTGCCTCGGAAGCGTTGTTAGATCCCGACAATATCAAACGTTTTCGAAGTGGTTATCGCGATTTATTCGGCGCAACAGCGACGACTGATCCCCTTTATCAGGCTATATCAGAAGGCCGCCGCCTGTCCGGTATGGAGCATTGGTTACCCCTGTTTGAAGAAAAATTGGTAACCGTATTTGATCATCTCTCCACCGATGATGCCATTTTTTATGATCAGGGTTGCATCAAGGCCGCCGAACAACGTTTTGAAGCTATCCTTGATTATTACGGCCATCGCAAAGATCATCAAAGTCAGGATGCCGGAAGTTACCGACCGTTAAAACCGGATATGCTTTATTTGAATCGGGAAAACTGGCTGCAAAATCTGGAAAGCTGGCCAGCGCATCAGATTACCGCTTTTCATCATCCCCCTGCCCCGCATGTTATTGATCTGGAAATTGCCGCCCCGCGTGATTTCGCACCTGAACGTAGTCAAGGCGGTAATATTTATGAAGCGGTCGTGGATTATATTGGTGCACTCAATAATCAGAACAAGCGCGTTATTCTGGCAAGCTATTCTAAAGGCTCACGCGAAAGATTAGCGGGGCTTTTATCCGATCATGGTCTGAAACGCGTTATAGAAGCAGACACATGGCAAGAAGCACTGGGTGCCGCCGATATTAGTCGATCAAAGATTTCTGGTGCCGCTTTGATGGTGTTACCGATTGATCATGGTTTTCTTACAACGGACATCGCCCTTTTAAGCGAACAGGATATTTTAGGGGATCGTCTGGTCAGACGCGCCAAAAGGAGAAAATCAGCCGATGCTTTCATGGCTGAACTGGCGAGTCTGACCCCCGGTGATCTGGTCGTTCACAGCGATCATGGAATAGGTTGTTATGAAGGGTTAACGTCCATCCCTGTCGGCAGTGCGCCGCATGACTGTGTTGCGTTAAGCTATCAGGGCGGCGATAAACTTTATGTGCCGGTTGAAAATATTGATACGCTCAGTCGGTATGGCAATGCCCATGAAAATACCGTTCTTGATAAATTAGGCGGCGTCGCATGGCAGACCCGCAAATCAAAAATGAAAGAGCGCATCCGCGCTATTGCTGGTCAGTTAATGGCAACAGCCGCGCAAAGAGTTCTACGCTCTGGGCCGGTTGCCTTGGCCGATCCAGCTAGTTACCCGCTTTTTGTTGATCGTTTCCCCTATCAAGAAACAGATGATCAAGAACGGGCGATCAGCGACGTTATCGAAGATCTGGCCAAGGGTAAACCGATGGATCGTCTGATCTGTGGCGATGTCGGTTTTGGTAAAACAGAGGTGGCCTTACGGGCCGCTTTTATAGCCGCAATGGCTGGTTTTCAGGTTGTTTTGGTATGCCCGACGACATTGCTAGCCCGTCAGCACTACAGCAATTTTATAGAACGTTTTGAAGGTTTTCCTTTAAAAATTGGCCGTCTTTCAAGGCTGGTACCCGCTAAAGAAGCAAAAATTTGTCGTCAGGAATTGGCCGAAGGGACGATGGATATAGTTATTGGCACCCATGCAGTTTTATCAAAAACTATCCAATTTAAACGATTAGGGTTGGTCATCGTCGATGAGGAACAGCATTTCGGCGTTGTCCACAAAGAAAGATTGAAAGCCTTAAAAAATGATGTTCATCAATTAACCCTGACCGCAACACCTATTCCCCGCACTTTACAGATGGCAATGTCTGGTTTGCGTGAATTATCGGTTATCCAGACGCCGCCTATCGATAGACTGGCTGTTCGTAGTTATGTCATGCCTTGGGACCCCGTTGCTATTCGGGAAGCCTTGCTGCGTGAACATTATCGGGGCGGACAAAGCTTCATTGTGGTGCCGCGTATTTCTGACTTGGTTGATCTTGAAAAATTCTTGACCGATCAAGTGCCAGAAGTCCGTTTTGTTATAGCCCATGGACAAATGGCGGCATCAGAAGTTGAAGAACGCATGGCCGCCTTTTACGACAAACGTTTTGATGTATTACTGTCCACCACAATTGTTGAATCGGGTCTTGATATTCCAAGTGCTAATACGATGATTGTCTATCGTGCCGATCGCTTTGGCTTGTCACAGCTTTATCAAATTAGAGGACGCGTAGGGCGGTCCAAAACCCGTGCTTATGCGTATATGACGACCCCCATCAATCACGCTATCAGTGAAACGGCTGAAAAAAGATTGCATATTCTGTCAACCTTGGATTCTTTGGGGGCAGGTTTCCAATTAGCCAGTCATGATCTTGATATTCGTGGTGCCGGTAATCTTTTAGGGGATGAACAATCCGGACATATCAAGGAAGTAGGCTTTGAGCTTTATCAATCCATGCTGGAAGATGCGATTTTAGAAGCAAAATCAGGGGATCTTACAGCCGCAAAAGAACAGGATGAATTTTCACCGCAAATAACAATTGATGCCCCGATTTTAATTCCTGAAAGTTATGTCCCCGATCTCAATTTACGTATGGCGCTTTATCGCCGGATGAGTGACATTAAAAATCGGGAAGATATTGATGCGTTTGCGGCTGAATTGATTGATCGTTTTGGTTCTTTGCCTCAGGAAACGAAAAATCTGATGGCTATTATCGAAATCAAAACGAATTGTCGGCAAGCGCATATTATCCGCTTAGATGGCGGCCCCCGAGGTGCGTTAATCTCTTTTAACAACGATAATTTTCCGAATGTAACCGGATTACTGAATTACATTCAGAAATTAAAAGGCACCGCTAAATTAAGACCAGATCAAAAACTGGTTATCCAGCGCAACTGGCCTGACCAAAAATCAAGATTAAACGGATTAGTACAACTTTCTCGAGGATTAGCGAAAGTCGCCTTGGCCGGATAA